TTAAAAAGGAGTTACCTTATGTCTTTTATCGAATTTCATGTATTACAGAACTTTGCCCCCAGCAACTTAAATCGTGACGATACTAACACCCCTAAATCTTGTGTATTTGGTGGTTCACAACGGGCGCGTATCTCAAGCCAGTGTCAGAAGCGTGCGATCCGCACGCATGGGGCATTTAACGATGCAGTGATAGAGCATCAGGGCGACCGCGCGGTACGCACTCGTAAGCTAGCTTTTAAGATTAGAGATTTCTTGGTTGCCAATGGCAAACCTGAAGAGGCAAGTAATATAGTCTGTGAAAATTTACTTGGCCTTGCTGAGCTGAAGTTGGTGCAAAAAGAAGAAAAACACAAGTTCAAAACTGAATACTTGCTTTACCTAGGGTTGAATGAGGTAGAAGCGCTTAAGAATATTGCGCTTGAAAATTTCGATGAGCTAAACCAGAAGGACAAAAAGAAGTTAGATAAAAAGCTCGCAAAACTAGTGGGTGAAGTATTTGGTAAGCATCAACAGGCTTTCGCCGCAGATATAGCACTATTCGGCCGTATGGTCGCGGACAACAACAATATCAATGTTGATGCGGCGTGCCAGGTGGCTCATGCAATTTCAACTAATATTGTTACGCCAGCCATGGACTTTTTCACTGCTGTGGATGATGAATTGCAGGCGGGTGAGCAAGGCTCTGGCATGATGGGTGGTGTTTACTTTAACAGTGCCTGTTATTACCGCTATGCCCAGATCAATATTGATAAACTGGCGGCTAATCTTGGGCAGGATAAGGAACAGGTGATTGGCGCGGTAAAAGGGTTTTTCCGGGCGTTAGTTCAGGCAGTGCCTTCGGGTAAACAAAACAGTTTTGCAGCGCAAAACCCGCCAAGCTATATCAAAGTAAATGTGCGTAAAGATGGTGCGCCTTGGTCTCTGAGCAACGCATTTACTCAGGCTGTAATGATAGAAAAGCCTGATGAAGCGGAGCTTGAGCACCAGTCAGCACAAAAGCTGGAAATGTTCGCCAAGAAGCTGACGGCTATGTATGGTGAATCTGGCTTTATTTTTGAGGGCCGCAGCACTTACATCGACAATCTGGAAGAGTATCAGGACAAGGACAGTGGCACCATTGCACAACTGGAAGCTCAGATGCTGGATGCACTGCAAGGTACTTTGGAGTGTCAATGAGCACTTTGTTGATCCGACTAGCCGGACCAATGCAGTCATGGGGGCTAAAAAGTGCCTTTGAACTGCGCAATACTCAGCTTGATCCGACAAAAAGTGGTGTGATCGGTTTGCTGTGTGCATCGCTAGGACGTGAGCGAAATGAGCCTCTGAATGACCTCACAGCATTGCGAATGGGCGTGCGCATAGATAAACCAGGCGATCTGGCATTTGATTACCAGACGGCGCTGAATGTGGCAAAGGCTGACGGTGGAAAACCGGATACACAGCTGTCACATCGTGTTTATCTCGCAGATGCCGCCTTTTGGGTAGGCTTTGAAGGCGACGCGGTTTTGCTTAAAAAACTGCATCATGCTTTGCTAAACCCGATCTGGCCGCAGTTTTTAGGGCGTAAGTCA
The window above is part of the Pseudoalteromonas rubra genome. Proteins encoded here:
- the cas7e gene encoding type I-E CRISPR-associated protein Cas7/Cse4/CasC, which produces MSFIEFHVLQNFAPSNLNRDDTNTPKSCVFGGSQRARISSQCQKRAIRTHGAFNDAVIEHQGDRAVRTRKLAFKIRDFLVANGKPEEASNIVCENLLGLAELKLVQKEEKHKFKTEYLLYLGLNEVEALKNIALENFDELNQKDKKKLDKKLAKLVGEVFGKHQQAFAADIALFGRMVADNNNINVDAACQVAHAISTNIVTPAMDFFTAVDDELQAGEQGSGMMGGVYFNSACYYRYAQINIDKLAANLGQDKEQVIGAVKGFFRALVQAVPSGKQNSFAAQNPPSYIKVNVRKDGAPWSLSNAFTQAVMIEKPDEAELEHQSAQKLEMFAKKLTAMYGESGFIFEGRSTYIDNLEEYQDKDSGTIAQLEAQMLDALQGTLECQ
- the cas5e gene encoding type I-E CRISPR-associated protein Cas5/CasD, which codes for MSTLLIRLAGPMQSWGLKSAFELRNTQLDPTKSGVIGLLCASLGRERNEPLNDLTALRMGVRIDKPGDLAFDYQTALNVAKADGGKPDTQLSHRVYLADAAFWVGFEGDAVLLKKLHHALLNPIWPQFLGRKSYLPGIPLVDPHDACLELPLDLALQQAPRMQAEHEKVAGTPVKYIIDSEAHEGTEQRHDVPLSFEINHRAFTFRSVKSSWGLVDTEEVLYV